Proteins from one Streptosporangium becharense genomic window:
- the nth gene encoding endonuclease III, translating to MLRNASPSGESRLALVRRARRMARILAETYPDAHCELDFGNPLELLVATILSAQCTDKRVNTVTPRLFARYPAAEDYAAADRAELEEIIRPTGFFRAKAAGIIGMAQVLCERFGGEVPGRLEDLVTLPSVGRKTANVVLGNAFGTPGLTVDTHFQRLVRRFGWTAETDPVKIEQVVAGLIPRRDWTMTSHHLIWHGRRVCHARRPACGACPLTTLCPSYGIGPADPVEAARLVRPGPFS from the coding sequence GTGCTCCGCAACGCCAGTCCATCCGGGGAGTCCCGGCTCGCCTTGGTCCGCCGAGCTCGGCGGATGGCCCGAATTCTGGCGGAAACCTACCCCGACGCGCACTGCGAGCTCGACTTCGGCAATCCGCTGGAGTTGCTGGTCGCGACGATCCTGTCCGCGCAGTGCACCGACAAGAGGGTCAACACCGTCACACCCCGCCTCTTCGCCAGGTACCCGGCGGCGGAAGACTACGCCGCGGCCGACCGGGCCGAGCTGGAGGAGATCATCCGGCCCACCGGGTTCTTCCGGGCCAAGGCCGCCGGCATCATCGGGATGGCCCAGGTCCTGTGCGAACGCTTCGGCGGCGAGGTCCCGGGCCGGCTGGAGGACCTGGTGACGCTGCCGAGCGTCGGCAGGAAGACGGCCAACGTCGTGTTGGGCAACGCTTTCGGCACGCCGGGGCTGACCGTCGACACCCACTTCCAGCGGCTCGTCCGGCGGTTCGGCTGGACCGCGGAGACCGATCCGGTGAAAATCGAGCAGGTCGTCGCCGGACTCATCCCCAGGCGCGACTGGACGATGACGTCCCACCACCTGATCTGGCACGGCCGCCGCGTCTGCCACGCCCGCAGGCCAGCCTGCGGCGCCTGCCCGCTCACGACGCTCTGCCCCTCGTACGGGATCGGCCCCGCCGACCCGGTGGAGGCCGCCAGACTGGTGCGTCCCGGCCCCTTCTCGTGA
- a CDS encoding Crp/Fnr family transcriptional regulator: MGHNYCVSRETGGTVNTDDVLGKAPLFAALDREGAAALRTSVSEVELSKGQTLFSENETGDRLYVVLEGKIKLSRTAPDGRENLLSVLGPGEMFGELSLFDPRPRTASATALTDVRLAGLGHDDLRPWLTGRPEVALHLLRALAQRLRRTNDVLADLVFTDVPGRVAKALLDLADRFGQKVDDGVRVHHDLTQEELAQLVGASRETVNKALADFAQRGWLRIEAKAVVIMDMDRLHNRSR; this comes from the coding sequence ATGGGTCACAATTACTGCGTGAGCCGTGAAACAGGAGGCACCGTGAACACCGACGACGTGCTGGGCAAAGCCCCTCTGTTCGCCGCGCTCGACCGTGAGGGCGCCGCCGCGCTGCGCACGAGCGTCTCCGAGGTGGAACTGTCCAAGGGGCAGACCCTCTTCAGCGAGAACGAGACCGGCGACCGCCTCTACGTGGTGCTCGAAGGGAAGATCAAGCTTTCCCGCACCGCGCCCGACGGCCGGGAGAACCTGCTCAGCGTGCTCGGCCCCGGCGAGATGTTCGGCGAGTTGTCCCTGTTCGACCCTCGTCCGCGTACGGCGTCCGCCACCGCGCTGACGGACGTCCGCCTGGCCGGCCTCGGTCACGACGACCTGCGTCCCTGGCTGACCGGCCGCCCCGAGGTGGCCCTGCACCTGCTCCGAGCCCTGGCCCAGCGGCTCCGCCGGACCAACGACGTACTGGCCGACCTGGTCTTCACCGACGTGCCCGGCCGGGTGGCCAAGGCCCTGCTCGACCTGGCCGACCGCTTCGGACAGAAGGTCGACGACGGCGTCCGCGTCCACCACGACCTCACCCAGGAGGAGCTGGCCCAGCTGGTCGGCGCCTCGCGCGAGACCGTGAACAAGGCGCTGGCCGACTTCGCCCAGCGCGGCTGGCTGCGCATCGAGGCCAAGGCCGTGGTCATCATGGATATGGACCGCCTGCACAACCGTTCGCGCTGA
- a CDS encoding MBL fold metallo-hydrolase, with protein MSGLRIPLTGPDGAGTEHALNLLAPNPSEMTLDGTNTWVIGDGEETLVVDPGPDDEGHLARVAAHLEGRRVVAILLTHGHHDHSGGAAAFAALVGAPVRALDPAHRLGEEGLGDGDVLVAGDVELHVVGTPGHSFDSLCFWLPQDRAILTGDTVLGRGTTVIAPDGDLADYLRSLDLLRARVEQVGAEALLPGHGPVLPNPIGALDGYVAHRRRRLDQIRAARERGAVTPRQIVEIVYADVDESLWSAAEMSVRAQLAYLDGL; from the coding sequence GTGAGCGGGCTGCGGATCCCCCTCACCGGGCCCGACGGGGCGGGTACCGAGCACGCGCTGAACCTCCTCGCCCCCAACCCGTCCGAGATGACCCTGGACGGCACCAACACGTGGGTGATCGGCGACGGGGAGGAGACACTGGTCGTCGACCCGGGGCCGGACGACGAGGGGCACCTCGCCAGGGTCGCCGCCCATCTGGAGGGCCGCCGGGTCGTCGCGATCCTGCTCACCCACGGGCACCACGACCACAGCGGCGGTGCCGCCGCCTTCGCCGCCCTGGTAGGCGCGCCGGTACGGGCCCTGGACCCGGCGCACCGCCTGGGCGAGGAGGGGCTCGGCGACGGGGACGTGCTCGTGGCCGGAGACGTGGAACTGCACGTGGTCGGCACGCCCGGCCACTCGTTCGACTCGCTCTGCTTCTGGCTGCCGCAGGACCGGGCGATCCTCACCGGCGACACCGTCCTCGGCCGGGGCACCACGGTGATCGCCCCGGACGGTGACCTGGCCGACTACCTGCGCTCCCTGGACCTGCTCCGGGCCAGGGTCGAGCAGGTCGGCGCGGAGGCGTTGCTGCCGGGTCACGGCCCCGTGCTGCCCAACCCGATCGGAGCGCTCGACGGCTACGTCGCGCACCGACGGCGGCGGCTGGACCAGATCCGGGCGGCACGGGAACGGGGGGCGGTCACACCCCGGCAGATCGTCGAGATCGTCTACGCGGACGTGGACGAGTCGCTCTGGTCCGCCGCCGAGATGTCGGTGCGCGCGCAGCTCGCCTACCTGGACGGGCTCTGA
- a CDS encoding NUDIX hydrolase, producing MGGIPLPGELGEHARGILAGQVKPVPARDAATVALLREGSGAVEVYLLRRKASMAFAAGAYVFPGGSLDPRDADQAIAWSGPSPAAWGEVFRADERTARGLVCAAVRETFEESGVLLAGTPTGSVVADTTGDDWEADRLALIDRTLSFADFLGRRGLVLRSDLLRPWAHWITPEVESRRFDTRFFVAALPSGQRTRDVGGEADEVLWARPADVITRAAEGQIFLMPPTHRTLGELAAYEKVADVLATEREIVTFMPRIAEVDGEMRIVLDDGYRFGGV from the coding sequence ATGGGCGGTATCCCGCTTCCCGGTGAGCTGGGCGAGCATGCACGCGGCATCCTGGCCGGGCAGGTGAAACCCGTCCCGGCCAGGGACGCCGCGACGGTGGCCCTCCTGCGCGAGGGCTCCGGCGCCGTGGAGGTCTACCTGCTGCGCCGCAAGGCGAGCATGGCCTTCGCGGCGGGGGCCTACGTCTTCCCCGGCGGGTCGCTCGACCCGCGTGACGCCGACCAGGCGATCGCCTGGTCGGGGCCGTCCCCCGCGGCCTGGGGTGAGGTCTTCCGCGCCGACGAGCGGACCGCCCGGGGCCTGGTGTGCGCGGCCGTGCGGGAGACGTTCGAGGAGTCGGGCGTGCTCCTCGCCGGAACCCCCACCGGATCCGTCGTGGCCGACACCACCGGGGACGACTGGGAGGCCGACCGGCTCGCGCTGATCGACCGGACCCTGTCCTTCGCCGACTTCCTCGGCAGGCGCGGCCTGGTCCTCCGCTCCGACCTGCTGCGGCCCTGGGCACACTGGATCACCCCCGAGGTCGAGAGCCGCCGCTTCGACACCCGGTTCTTCGTCGCGGCCCTCCCGTCCGGTCAGCGCACCCGTGACGTCGGCGGCGAGGCCGACGAGGTCCTCTGGGCACGGCCCGCCGACGTGATCACCCGCGCGGCGGAGGGCCAGATCTTCCTGATGCCGCCGACCCACCGCACGCTCGGCGAGCTGGCCGCGTACGAGAAGGTCGCCGACGTGCTCGCGACCGAACGTGAGATCGTGACGTTCATGCCGAGGATCGCCGAGGTGGACGGGGAGATGCGGATCGTGCTCGACGACGGCTACCGGTTCGGTGGCGTGTGA
- a CDS encoding RidA family protein yields MTAEERLAELGLTLPQVVPPLAAYVPAVRTGDHVYTSGQLPMVDGKLLVTGKVGAEVSAEEAQGLARICALNALAAVASAAGGLSNIVRIVKVVGFVASSADFTGQPQVVNGASELLAEVFGEQGRHARSAVGVTVLPLDAPVEVELIAEVR; encoded by the coding sequence GTGACGGCCGAGGAGAGGCTGGCCGAGCTCGGTCTGACCCTGCCGCAGGTCGTGCCGCCGCTGGCGGCGTACGTGCCGGCGGTTCGCACCGGTGACCACGTCTACACCTCGGGTCAGCTCCCGATGGTGGACGGCAAGCTCCTGGTCACCGGCAAGGTCGGTGCGGAGGTGAGCGCGGAGGAGGCTCAGGGGCTCGCGAGGATCTGCGCGCTCAACGCCCTCGCCGCGGTCGCGTCGGCGGCCGGCGGGCTGTCGAACATCGTGCGGATCGTCAAGGTCGTCGGTTTCGTGGCCAGTTCCGCCGACTTCACCGGTCAGCCGCAGGTGGTCAACGGAGCGAGCGAACTGCTCGCGGAGGTCTTCGGCGAGCAGGGCAGGCACGCCCGCAGCGCCGTCGGCGTCACCGTCCTTCCGCTGGACGCGCCCGTCGAGGTCGAGCTGATCGCCGAGGTGCGCTGA
- a CDS encoding DUF4177 domain-containing protein gives MTKWEYATVPLLVHATKQILDNWGQDGWELVQVVPGPNPEQLVAYLKRPTQ, from the coding sequence ATGACGAAATGGGAGTACGCGACGGTGCCGCTGCTGGTTCACGCGACCAAGCAGATCCTCGACAACTGGGGCCAGGACGGCTGGGAGCTCGTCCAGGTCGTGCCGGGGCCCAACCCCGAGCAACTGGTCGCCTACCTGAAGCGGCCCACGCAGTGA
- a CDS encoding ArsA-related P-loop ATPase: protein MKARDTDWDGVRLHVVTGKGGTGKTTVAAALALALAAGGRKVLLVEVEGRQGVAQVFDLPPLPYEERKIAVAPGGGDVYALAVDPEEAMLEYLEMFYGMRRAGKALTKMGVVDFATTIAPGFRDVLVTGKTSEAVRRKGKDGRRVYDAVVLDAPPTGRITRFLNVTNEVAGLARVGPIKNHADLVNGVVSSPETAVHFVTLLEEMPVQETLDGLQELREAGLPPGGIFTNMVRESRLPASVLDAAAEDRFDPSELILGLKVAGLTDGGPAAVSVAEALTEEIAEHARRGELERRERATLNTSGRPRYELPLLADGVDLSGLYELAESIRTQGAA, encoded by the coding sequence GTGAAAGCTCGCGACACCGACTGGGACGGCGTACGCCTTCACGTCGTCACCGGCAAGGGCGGCACCGGCAAGACCACGGTGGCCGCCGCACTCGCCCTCGCCCTCGCCGCGGGCGGCCGGAAGGTCCTTCTCGTCGAGGTCGAGGGGCGGCAGGGGGTCGCCCAGGTCTTCGACCTGCCGCCGCTGCCGTACGAGGAGCGCAAGATCGCCGTCGCGCCCGGCGGCGGGGACGTCTACGCGCTCGCCGTCGACCCCGAGGAGGCCATGCTCGAATATCTGGAGATGTTCTACGGCATGCGCCGGGCCGGCAAGGCGCTCACCAAGATGGGCGTCGTCGACTTCGCCACCACCATCGCGCCGGGCTTTCGCGACGTCCTGGTCACCGGCAAGACGAGCGAGGCCGTCCGGCGCAAGGGCAAGGACGGCCGAAGGGTGTACGACGCGGTCGTGCTCGACGCTCCGCCGACCGGCCGGATCACGCGTTTCCTCAACGTCACCAACGAGGTCGCCGGGCTGGCCAGGGTCGGTCCGATCAAGAACCACGCCGACCTGGTGAACGGCGTCGTGTCCTCTCCCGAGACCGCGGTGCACTTCGTCACGCTCCTGGAGGAAATGCCGGTCCAGGAGACCCTCGACGGCCTGCAGGAGCTGCGCGAGGCGGGGCTGCCGCCGGGCGGGATCTTCACCAACATGGTCCGTGAGTCGCGGCTTCCCGCGTCGGTTCTGGACGCCGCCGCCGAGGACCGCTTCGACCCGTCCGAGCTGATACTCGGCCTGAAGGTCGCCGGGCTCACCGACGGGGGCCCGGCCGCGGTCAGCGTGGCCGAGGCGTTGACCGAGGAGATCGCCGAGCACGCCCGCCGCGGCGAGCTGGAGCGTCGCGAGAGGGCGACGCTGAACACCTCCGGCCGTCCCCGCTACGAGCTGCCGTTGCTGGCCGACGGGGTGGACCTGTCCGGGTTGTACGAGCTGGCAGAATCGATCCGCACCCAGGGAGCAGCGTGA
- a CDS encoding ArsA family ATPase, translating to MKTPPVLDLDAIIDDPGTRIIVCCGSGGVGKTTTAAALGLRAAERGRSAVVLTVDPARRLAQSMGLTELDNVPRPVTGVSGEGHLHAMMLDMKRTFDEIIEAHADPERARQILTNPFYQSLSSSFSGTQEYMAMEKLGQLRRSGEWDLIIVDTPPSRSALDFLDAPERLGRFLDGRLIRLLMAPAKAGGRSAFKLLNAGFGIVAGALTKLLGAQVLKDLQTFVSALDAVFGGFRARAEQTYQLLQAPGTAFVVVASPERDAMREASYFVERLAEERMPLAGLVVNRVHHSPAAALSAARSAAAAEDLDSRGEHELTSAVLRLHADRMHLVAREQREQEHFFSAHPTVPVARVTAMSEDVHDLDGLREVGRLLAAQ from the coding sequence GTGAAGACCCCGCCGGTCCTCGACCTCGACGCGATCATCGATGACCCGGGCACCCGGATCATCGTCTGCTGCGGCTCCGGCGGCGTCGGCAAGACCACCACCGCCGCGGCGTTGGGCCTGCGCGCGGCCGAGCGCGGGCGCTCCGCCGTGGTGCTCACCGTCGATCCGGCCCGGCGCCTGGCCCAGTCGATGGGGCTGACCGAGCTCGACAACGTCCCCCGGCCGGTCACGGGCGTGTCGGGCGAGGGCCATCTGCACGCCATGATGCTCGACATGAAGCGGACCTTCGACGAGATCATCGAAGCGCACGCCGATCCCGAGCGGGCCCGCCAGATCCTGACGAACCCCTTCTACCAGTCCCTGTCGTCGAGCTTCTCCGGCACGCAGGAGTACATGGCGATGGAGAAGCTCGGCCAGCTCCGCCGGTCGGGCGAATGGGATCTGATCATCGTCGACACCCCGCCGTCCCGCTCGGCACTCGACTTCCTCGACGCGCCCGAACGGCTCGGCCGCTTCCTCGACGGCCGGCTCATCCGGCTGCTCATGGCCCCGGCCAAGGCTGGAGGACGGAGCGCGTTCAAGCTGCTCAACGCGGGTTTCGGTATCGTCGCCGGGGCGTTGACCAAGCTGCTGGGGGCCCAGGTGCTCAAGGACCTGCAGACGTTCGTCTCCGCGCTGGACGCGGTCTTCGGCGGGTTCAGGGCCCGCGCCGAGCAGACCTACCAGCTCCTGCAGGCACCCGGAACCGCGTTCGTCGTCGTGGCCTCGCCCGAGCGCGACGCGATGCGTGAGGCGTCCTACTTCGTGGAGCGGCTCGCCGAGGAGCGCATGCCGCTGGCCGGGCTCGTGGTCAACCGGGTGCACCACTCACCCGCGGCCGCGCTGTCGGCGGCCCGCAGCGCCGCCGCGGCGGAGGACCTGGACTCACGCGGCGAGCACGAGCTGACCTCGGCCGTGCTGCGGCTGCACGCCGACCGCATGCACCTGGTCGCCCGCGAGCAGCGCGAGCAGGAGCACTTCTTCTCCGCCCACCCCACGGTGCCCGTCGCCCGGGTCACCGCCATGTCGGAGGACGTGCACGACCTGGACGGGCTGCGCGAGGTCGGCCGCCTCCTGGCCGCCCAGTGA
- a CDS encoding WhiB family transcriptional regulator has translation MWITDWTSRAACKGADPDALFVQGAAQNRAKLICRGCPVRTECLADALDNRIEFGVWGGMTERERRALLRRRPDVDSWRELLEMAKEEYERTNELIAG, from the coding sequence ATGTGGATCACGGATTGGACCTCCCGTGCGGCCTGTAAGGGTGCGGATCCTGACGCGTTGTTCGTTCAGGGCGCTGCCCAGAACCGAGCAAAGCTGATCTGCCGAGGATGCCCGGTCCGGACCGAGTGCCTCGCCGATGCGCTGGACAACCGCATCGAGTTCGGGGTGTGGGGCGGGATGACCGAGCGCGAACGCCGAGCGCTGCTGCGCCGGCGACCTGACGTCGACTCCTGGCGGGAACTGCTGGAGATGGCCAAAGAGGAATACGAGCGGACCAACGAGCTGATCGCCGGCTGA
- a CDS encoding transglycosylase domain-containing protein, which produces MQAQGKDQGSAVVKVVKLFGASIATGVLVAAVALPAVGGAGMTVNATTDELQLRPEELKEPPLPEKTTLLDADGKQFAQFHFNEGNRESVKLDQVADVMKTAIVAIEDYRFYEHGAIDLEGTFRAAVKNVSGGGVIQGGSSITQQYVKLVLLNSAETKEEQEAAVAPTFSRKLNELRHALAVEEKYTKSEILERYLNISYFGAGAYGIETASRRFFDKPASKLNLWEAATLAGAVQNPSQTDPSRGKAFRDRLLERRNVVLNRMAELGKITQQEADEAKKKKLGWKDIPAPGGCEESDYPYFCLYVQHELLTNEAFGKSRKQRERTLERGGLVIKTTLDRKAQKASEKAIKQFVKTSDKPVAAQAMVVPGTGAIKAMAASRKFGGNKKKNEISYNLVGDAAHGGGGGFQAGSTFKPFTLLTALEQGMKLNDGFTTGSGYNAPSYGAFRDCKGNAVGDPKHTVSNSSEGGGGFKTLTTGTLGSVNTFFLRLEEEVGLCETVKMAKRLGIKRADGRPLAEVETFTLGPNEMDPVTVAGAYAAIAARGTYCKPMVITESVDRDGKATPYKPECKQVLDEEVADAASHIMSGVFTKGTMSQYGGIGRPAAGKTGTTDGYTAAWFAGFTPDLASAVSIGDPRGAFKHPLLNVNIGGQYYGYVYGATISGRIWKYSMIDALKGVKATPFTPVNMDRFGGCSAGRCAPKPPPKPEGDDDGGDRGPDGPGDGEDGNGGTFWPGNDGGRNGGGSIPIVTR; this is translated from the coding sequence GTGCAAGCTCAAGGCAAAGATCAGGGGTCGGCGGTCGTCAAGGTCGTCAAGCTGTTCGGCGCGTCGATCGCCACGGGCGTGCTGGTCGCCGCGGTGGCACTCCCTGCAGTGGGCGGCGCGGGAATGACGGTGAACGCCACGACGGACGAGCTACAGCTCCGCCCCGAGGAGCTCAAGGAGCCCCCTCTCCCGGAGAAGACCACCCTGCTCGACGCCGACGGCAAGCAGTTCGCCCAGTTCCATTTCAATGAGGGCAACCGCGAGTCGGTCAAGCTGGACCAGGTCGCCGACGTGATGAAGACCGCCATCGTCGCGATCGAGGACTACCGGTTCTACGAGCACGGGGCGATCGACCTGGAGGGCACCTTCCGCGCGGCGGTGAAGAACGTCTCCGGTGGCGGGGTCATCCAGGGCGGATCCTCCATCACCCAGCAGTACGTCAAGCTCGTGCTGCTCAACAGCGCCGAGACCAAGGAGGAGCAGGAGGCCGCGGTGGCGCCGACCTTCTCCCGCAAGCTCAACGAGCTGCGTCACGCGCTGGCCGTCGAGGAGAAGTACACCAAGTCGGAGATCCTTGAGCGGTACCTGAACATCTCCTACTTCGGCGCGGGCGCCTACGGCATCGAGACCGCGTCCAGGCGCTTCTTCGACAAGCCCGCCTCCAAGCTCAACCTGTGGGAGGCGGCGACCCTGGCCGGAGCGGTGCAGAACCCCAGCCAGACCGACCCCAGCCGGGGCAAGGCCTTCCGCGACCGGCTGCTGGAGCGGCGCAACGTCGTGCTGAACCGGATGGCCGAGCTGGGCAAGATCACCCAGCAGGAGGCCGACGAGGCCAAGAAGAAGAAGCTCGGCTGGAAGGACATCCCCGCCCCCGGTGGCTGCGAGGAGAGCGACTACCCCTACTTCTGCCTGTACGTCCAGCACGAGCTCCTGACGAACGAGGCCTTCGGCAAGTCCCGCAAGCAGCGCGAGCGGACGCTGGAGCGGGGCGGCCTCGTCATCAAGACGACGCTCGACCGCAAGGCGCAGAAGGCCTCGGAGAAGGCCATCAAGCAGTTCGTCAAGACCAGCGACAAGCCGGTCGCCGCACAGGCGATGGTCGTCCCCGGCACCGGCGCCATCAAGGCGATGGCCGCCAGCCGCAAGTTCGGCGGGAACAAGAAGAAGAACGAGATCAGCTACAACCTCGTCGGCGACGCGGCGCACGGTGGCGGCGGTGGGTTCCAGGCGGGGTCCACGTTCAAGCCCTTCACCCTGCTGACGGCGCTCGAACAGGGCATGAAGCTCAACGACGGCTTCACCACCGGCTCCGGCTACAACGCGCCGAGCTACGGCGCCTTCCGCGACTGCAAGGGCAACGCGGTCGGCGACCCGAAGCACACGGTCAGCAACTCCAGTGAGGGCGGCGGCGGCTTCAAGACCCTGACCACCGGCACCCTCGGCTCGGTCAACACCTTCTTCCTGCGCCTGGAGGAGGAGGTCGGGCTCTGCGAGACGGTGAAGATGGCCAAGCGGCTGGGCATCAAGCGCGCCGACGGCCGTCCGCTGGCCGAGGTCGAGACCTTCACGCTCGGCCCCAACGAGATGGACCCGGTGACGGTCGCCGGCGCCTACGCGGCGATCGCCGCCCGCGGCACCTACTGCAAGCCGATGGTCATCACCGAGAGCGTCGACCGTGACGGCAAGGCCACGCCGTACAAGCCGGAGTGCAAGCAGGTGCTCGACGAGGAGGTCGCCGACGCGGCCTCGCACATCATGTCCGGGGTGTTCACCAAGGGCACGATGAGCCAGTACGGCGGCATCGGCCGCCCGGCGGCGGGCAAGACCGGCACCACCGACGGCTACACCGCCGCCTGGTTCGCCGGGTTCACCCCCGACCTCGCCTCCGCGGTGAGCATCGGCGACCCGCGCGGCGCCTTCAAGCACCCCCTGCTCAACGTGAACATCGGCGGGCAGTACTACGGCTACGTCTACGGCGCCACGATCTCCGGCCGCATCTGGAAGTACTCCATGATCGACGCGCTCAAGGGCGTCAAGGCGACCCCCTTCACCCCGGTGAACATGGATCGCTTCGGCGGCTGCTCCGCCGGCCGGTGCGCACCCAAGCCCCCGCCGAAGCCCGAGGGCGACGACGACGGCGGCGACCGGGGCCCCGACGGGCCGGGCGACGGCGAGGACGGCAACGGCGGCACGTTCTGGCCGGGCAACGACGGCGGACGCAACGGCGGCGGGAGCATCCCGATCGTCACCCGATGA
- a CDS encoding GatB/YqeY domain-containing protein has product MSALKDKLRADLTASMRNRDEVRTRTLRMALAAVNVEEVSGKAARELTDDEVLKVLTKEAKKRREAAEAFTGAGRAEQAQAELDEQAVLEGYLPAQLSDEELAAIVDEAVAESGASGPQAMGQVMKLVNPKVAGRAEGGRVAQVVRARLSS; this is encoded by the coding sequence ATGAGCGCATTGAAGGACAAACTGAGGGCCGATCTCACGGCCTCCATGAGGAATAGGGACGAGGTCCGCACCCGCACGCTTCGCATGGCCCTGGCGGCCGTGAACGTCGAGGAGGTCTCGGGCAAGGCGGCGCGTGAGCTGACCGACGACGAGGTCCTCAAGGTGCTGACGAAGGAGGCCAAGAAGCGCCGCGAGGCGGCCGAGGCGTTCACCGGCGCCGGACGCGCGGAGCAGGCCCAGGCCGAGCTGGACGAGCAGGCCGTGCTGGAGGGGTACCTTCCGGCTCAGCTCTCCGACGAGGAGCTCGCCGCGATCGTGGACGAGGCCGTCGCCGAGAGCGGCGCATCCGGACCGCAGGCCATGGGGCAGGTCATGAAGCTGGTGAACCCGAAGGTCGCCGGCCGCGCCGAGGGTGGCCGCGTCGCCCAGGTCGTCCGCGCCAGGCTCTCCTCCTGA
- a CDS encoding metallophosphoesterase, with translation MRKAAAIPLSLFGAGLAGLVYASVVERNAFRLRRFDVPVLAPGQRPVRILHLSDLHLTPGRSMLINWVRSLGALNPDLVVNTGDSIAHPEAVAPLMHALEPLLARPGLFVYGSNDMYEPRPKNPARYLWRTSKADYGQKVPSLPWEELGAAMAAEGWLDMNNTTARIKVGDLDVAVGGIHDSHINLDRYDLIAGPAPAEADLRLGVMHSPEPRNMSRFAADGYQLLLAGHTHGGQVCVPFYGALVTNCGIDRARVKGLSRHESAFLHVSAGLGTSPYSPVRFACYPEASLLTLVPRRRGGASTPEVR, from the coding sequence GTGAGGAAAGCAGCCGCGATTCCCCTGTCCCTGTTCGGCGCCGGTCTGGCCGGCCTCGTCTACGCCTCGGTCGTCGAACGCAACGCGTTCCGGCTGCGGCGTTTCGACGTCCCCGTGCTGGCACCCGGGCAGCGTCCGGTGCGCATCCTGCACCTGTCGGACCTGCATCTCACCCCCGGCAGGAGCATGCTCATCAACTGGGTCCGCTCGCTGGGGGCGCTCAACCCCGACCTGGTGGTCAACACCGGCGACTCCATCGCCCACCCCGAGGCGGTCGCACCCCTCATGCACGCCCTGGAGCCACTGCTGGCACGGCCGGGCCTGTTCGTCTACGGCTCCAACGACATGTACGAGCCACGGCCCAAGAACCCCGCACGGTACCTCTGGCGCACCTCCAAGGCCGACTACGGCCAGAAGGTCCCCTCACTCCCCTGGGAGGAACTGGGCGCCGCCATGGCCGCGGAGGGCTGGCTCGACATGAACAACACCACCGCCCGGATCAAGGTCGGCGACCTCGACGTGGCCGTGGGCGGCATCCACGACTCCCACATCAACCTCGACCGCTACGACCTGATCGCCGGCCCGGCACCGGCGGAGGCCGACCTGCGCCTGGGGGTGATGCACTCGCCCGAGCCCCGCAACATGTCGCGCTTCGCCGCCGACGGCTACCAGCTCCTCCTGGCCGGTCACACCCACGGCGGCCAGGTCTGCGTCCCGTTCTACGGTGCCCTGGTCACGAACTGCGGAATCGACCGTGCCCGCGTCAAGGGCCTGAGCCGGCACGAATCCGCCTTCCTCCACGTCTCGGCGGGCCTCGGGACCAGCCCTTACTCCCCGGTCCGCTTCGCCTGTTATCCCGAGGCGAGCCTCCTCACTCTGGTCCCCCGCCGCAGAGGCGGCGCAAGCACCCCCGAAGTCCGCTAG